In the Grimontia kaedaensis genome, one interval contains:
- a CDS encoding DUF2500 domain-containing protein — translation MPISVILLVVALAVIAGVYFVLTMQKHMLGQGAEERSIDIRILDKQSVAIPNPQQHEDPEEYWIYVEPMEGGPKREFQVGIHYYHALQPGDCGTLTYRGAEFIHFAKLQRH, via the coding sequence GTGCCTATTTCTGTGATATTGCTCGTGGTCGCCCTGGCGGTGATCGCTGGTGTTTACTTTGTACTGACCATGCAAAAGCACATGCTGGGCCAGGGGGCGGAAGAGCGTTCTATTGATATCCGCATTCTCGACAAGCAATCTGTCGCCATTCCTAATCCGCAGCAACATGAAGACCCGGAAGAATACTGGATCTATGTCGAGCCAATGGAAGGTGGGCCAAAACGCGAATTTCAGGTGGGTATTCATTACTACCATGCCCTTCAGCCCGGCGATTGCGGCACCCTGACCTATCGCGGCGCCGAATTTATCCACTTCGCCAAGCTACAACGCCACTGA